AGAAGAAATCCACGCTGCCCTTGTCATTGACCAGCGCGGCGCTGCGCATGTCGCCGATGATGCCGTGGGCGTCGATGGGGCTTTGTCGTTCGGAATGATGCTCAGCCATTGCCACGGAACTCCGGATAGAGGCTCATGCCGCCGTCGATGAACAGGGTGGTGCCGACGATGTAGTCGGAAGCATCGGAGGCGAGGAACACCACCGCGTTGGCCACGTCCTCGACATCGCCGATGCGCCCGTAAGGGATGAGTTTGAGCAGGGCTTGCCCGGCGTCGCCTTCGGTGGCGTCTTTATTGATGGCCGTGCGGATTGCCCCCGGTGCGATGCCGTTGATGCGGATTCGCTGGTGGCTGACTTCCTGGGCCAGGGTCTGCATCAATTGATCGACGCCGCCCTTGGAGGCGGCGTAGTTCACATGCCCGGCCCAGGGAATGCGCTGGTGCACCGAGCTCATGTGGATGATTTTGCCGGCGGCCCGCGACACGCCTTCGCGCACGCCCTGGCGGTTGAAGATCCGCAGCGCGGCGCGGGCGCAGAGGAACTGTCCGGTGAGGTTGACGCCAATCACCGTGTTCCAGTCGGCCAACGACATATCCACAGCCGCCGCGTCTTTTTGCAGGCCGGAATTGGCCACCAGAATGTCCAGCGTGCCGAAAGCGTCGAGGGTTTGCTGGAACAGTCGCTCTACCTCTTCTTCCTTCGAAACATCGGCGCCGATGGCAATGGCCTGGCCACCGTCGGCGACAATCTGCCGGGCCAGCGCTTCGGCCGGTTCGGCTTGTCGGTTGTAGTTGATGACCACGGCGGCACCGGCAGCGGCCAGGGCTTTGGCGGCGCCATGGCCGATGCCGGAGCTGGCGCCGGTGACAAGTGCCACTTGGCGGGCGAGGGAAATCTGCATGCGGGGTCGCGCCTTGGGTTGAGGGCTTACTTAGCTGACTGGCGGCCGGCGGCGAGAGTTCATCCGCGTACATGAAATGATCGACAGCTTGGCGCCGCAGCGATTGGCCTTGCATGCCACAGGGACTTCACACTCCACCAACAATTCCTCGCTTTCCCGCCCGTCAGGCTTTGTGGCAAGTTGGCCGCCCCTGATGAGGCTGTATCCGATGGCAAACCCTTACCGCGAACTGTTCAACGCCCCCGGCGCCCGGGCCTTTGTGATGGCCGGGATGATCGCGCGCATGCCGATTTCCATGACCGGCATCGGCGTGATCACCATGCTCTCGCAATTGACCGGCGGTTATGCGTTGGCAGGCGGGGTGGCGGCGACCTTTGCTTTGGCCACGGCGTTCTGCGCGCCGCAGGTGTCGCGGCTGGTGGACCGTTACGGTCAGGGACGGATTTTGCCGGTGTCGGCGCTGATCGGTGGCGGGGCGTTGCTGATGTTGCTGCTGTGCACCCGTTTGCAGGCGCCGACCTGGACGCTGTTCATCTGCGCCGCGCTGGCCGGTTGCATGCCGAGCATGTCGGCGATGGTGCGGGCGCGCTGGACGGAAATCTATCGTGGCCAGCCGCAATTGCAGACCGCGTATGCGCTGGAATCGGTGCTCGACGAAGTCTGCTTTATCGTCGGGCCGCCGCTGTCGGTGGGGCTGTGCGTCGGCGTGTTTCCCGAGGCCGGGCCACTGGCGGCGCTGTTGATGCTGGCGATCGGCGTGACGGCGTTTGTCGCGCAGCGCAGCACCGAGCCGCCGGTGCACCCTCACGAATCAGAGCATCAAGGTTCGATCATTCGTTCGACCGACGTGCAATGGCTGCTGCTGTTGATGGTCGCCATGGGCATGATCGTCGGCGTGGTCGATGTGGTTAGCGTTGCGTTCGCCCAGCAACAAGGGCAACCGGCGGCGGCGAGCATCGTGTTGTCGGTGTACGCCATCGGTTCCTGTTTGGCGGGTATCGCGTTTGGTGCGATGCGCTCGAAACTGCCGTTGCCGCGCCTCTTTCTCTACGGCGGCCTGGCGACGGCGGTGACCACGCTGCCGTTGCTGCTGGCGACCAATATTTTCGGATTGTCCGTGGCGGTGTTCATCGCCGGGCTGTTCTTCTCGCCAACATTGATTGTGGCGATGGCGTTGATCGAGCGCATCGTGCCGCCGGCCAAACTCACCGAAGGCCTGACCTGGCTGGTGACCGGCCTGAGCATTGGCGTGGCCATCGGTGCCGCTGGTTCCGGCGCACTGGTGGATGCGTTCGGCGCCCGCAGCGGGTTCTGGCTGGCGATCGCTGCGGGTGCGGTGGTGCTGTGTTCGGCGGTGCAGAGTTTCCGTCATTTGAAGTGATCGATGCACCGGACTAATTCCCGCTGTACCTCATCCGTTCTCTTTTACAGATAACCCATTGAGGTAAACGCGGTGACAAAGCTGACACTGCTGTGCCTGCCCTATTCGGGCGCCAGCGCCATGGTCTACAGCCGCTGGCGGCGCCAGCTGCCGTCGTGGATGCAACTGCAACCGGTGGAGTTGCCCGGGCGCGGCGCGCGCTACGACGAACCCCTGCAAATCGACATGCGGGCCCTTGCCCGGCAATTGGCCCGCGAGCATAAACCTTCGCTGCAGGCGCCCTATGCGTTGTTCGGGCATAGCCTGGGCGCGCTGCTCGCGTGTGAACTGGCCCATGCCTTTCGCGAACTTGGTGCACCCGAGCCGGTGGCGCTGTTTGCCTCCGGTACGGCCGCTCCGAGCATGCGCAGCGACTACGACCGCGGTTTTTCCGAGGCTCGCAGCGACGAGGAGTTGATCGAGCAGTTGCGCACCTTTCAGGGCACCAGCGAAGAAGTCCTGGCCAATCAGGAGCTGATGAGCCTGACGCTGCCGGTCCTGCGTGCCGATTTCATGATGTGCGGACGCTTCACGCCGATTGAACGGCCTCTGCTCAATTGTCCGGTGCATGTGCTGGGCGGCAAGGAAGACCGGGCGACCACCGAACAATTGATCGGCTGGAGCAAAGAGACGCTGGGAAGCTTCTCGGTGGACATGATGACCGGTGGTCATTTCTTCATTCATGAGCATGAAGCCCGGGTCATCCGCACGCTCAAGAGTCACCTGGAAGCCCATCACCGGCGCCATGCGCTGTCGGCGGCACCGGCGCTGTGAAGCGCGGTTCACCTATCGAGTGTTTTGAGGAGGCCAGTCATGGCTGTTGCTGAGGGATTTTCTGTCCGTCCGTTGTTGCCGCACCGCGGTCGCCTGCCGCTGCTGGTGGAGGCAAGCGACGCCGATACAGACTTGCTGGCGGTGTTCGACGAATTGAAGACACTGGTCGATGAGCATCTGCTGCAAGACGGCGGTGTGCTGTTTCGCGGGTTCCGGCTGGACGGCGCAGAACGCTTTCGCGAGTTTGCGGCGAGCTTCGGTCATCCGCTGTTGAACTACGAGTTTGGCTCGACGCCGCGCACCAATGTGACCCAGGGTGTGTACACCTCCACCGAATACCCGGCGCACCAGAGTATTCCGCTGCACAACGAGCAGGCGTACTCCCGGGACTGGCCGATGAAGATCTGGTTCTACAGCATGATCGCGGCAAAGTCCGGTGGCGAAACGCCGATTGCCGACAGTCGTGAAGTGTATCGTCGGATTCCGGTGGCGATCCGCGAGCGTTTCGTCAGCAAGGGGCTGATGTATGTGCGCAACTTCGGTAACGGGCTGGATGTGGCCTGGGAAGATGTGTTCAACACCGAAGACCAGGCTGAGGTCGAGGCCTACTGCCAGGCTCACGGCATTGTCTGCGAGTGGAAGGACGACGGTGAGCTGCGCACCCGCCAGACCTGTCAGGCCGTCGCGCAGCACCCGGTCACCGGGGACATGGTCTGGTTCAATCAGGCGCACCTGTTCCATATTTCCAACCTGCAACCGGAAGTGCGCGAGAGCCTGCTGGACATCGTCGATGAAGAGGACTTGCCGCGTAACGTCTACTACGGTGACGGTTCGCCGATTGAAGATGAGGTCCTGAGCCAGATCCGTGCTGTGCTCGACGAATGCGCCATCAGCTTCCCTTGGCAGGAAGGCGATGTGCTGATGCTCGACAACATGTTGTCGGCTCATGCCCGCTCGCCGTTCGAAGGCCCGCGCAAGGTCATCGTGGCCATGGCCGAAGGTCACTCCCAGGACGCACTCTGACCCGTTGCGACAGTTGAACGGGTTATTGTCGAAGCCGGTCAAGTACCGGCTTCGGCATTTGTGCGTCAGTCCCTGTTGCCCTCGACCGGGGATTGCCCGGCCTCGCTAAATCATTGCGTTTGCCATTCGTTCTTGTTGATACGACCGGGCCTCCTGGTCACGCCGCCGATCAGCAAGGACCCAATGCATGAATGCCGCAGACGCACAGAAACTAGCCCGCCGCTTTATCGAATTGCCTCAGGACAAACGCCGTGTGTTCCTCGCCGGCATGGCCCGTGAAGGGATCAATTTTGCGCAGCTGCCCATGACCGCCTGCATCGGGGCCGCCGAGCGTGACGGCCTGTCCTATGCCCAGCAGCGGATGTGGTTTCTTTGGCAGATGGACCCGCAAAGTGCCGCCTACAACCTGCCGATGGCCGTGCGCCTGAGCGGCGAGTTGCAGGCCGAGGCGCTGGAGCAGGCGTTCAGTCTGTTGGCGGCGCGGCATGAGTGCCTGCGCACGACGTTCGGCCAGGAGGGCGAGCAAGCGTTCCAGAAAGTCGCCGAACCCCGGCCGGTCAAATTGGCCCTCACAGATCTGAGCGCCTTGCCTGAGGATCAACGCTGGCCGCTGGCCCGGCAGCACATGATGGCGGAAGCCACGCAAGCCTTCGATCTGGAAAACGGGCCACTGCTGAGCCTGCGCCTGCTGCGGCTGGACGCGCAAGAGCACGTGCTGTTGCTGACGTTGCACCACATTATTGCCGACGGCTGGTCGATGAACATTCTCATCGACGAATTCATGCGCACCTACGATGCGCTGGTGGCCGGGCGCGAGCCACAATTGCCGGCGATCACCGTGCACTACCGCGACTATGCACTGTGGCAACGCAGTTGGCTGGAGGCGGGCGAGCGTGAGCGGCAGCTCGATTATTGGCGCGCGCATTTGGGTGACGAGCATCCGGTGCTTGAACTGCCGACCGACCGTGCGTACCCGGCCCAGGCCAGTCACCGCGGCGCGCGTCTGGAAACGGTCATCGATGCCAGCCTGCGTCAGGATTTGAAAAATCTCGCGCAACGTCAGGGCGTGACCCTGTTCGTAGTTCTGCTGGCGGCCTTCAAGACCTTGCTGCATCGCTACAGCGGCCAGACCGACATTCGCGTCGGCGGCCTGATCGCCAACCGCACCCGCAGCGAAACCGAAGGCCTGATCGGCTTCTTCGTCAATACGCAAATCCTGCGCAGCGTGGTCACCGCCAATAGCCGTTTCGCCGATTTGCTGCAGAGCGTGCGCCAAGCTGCGGCCGGCGCGCAGTCCCATCAGGATCTGCCATTCGACGCCTTGATCGAAGCGTTGCAGCCGGCTCGCAGCCAGAGCCATAACCCGCTGTTCCAGGTGATGTTCAACCACCAGCCGCTGGTGACCGATTTGCAGCAGGCGCAGTTGGCGTCCGGTTTGCAGGTTGGTTACCTGACCGAAGAGCAACTGACCGGCAGTGGCCGCGAACACGCGGCCACCAGCGATCTGATGCTCGATACCCGCGAAGAGGGCGAGCAACTGTTCGCCGCGTTTACCTACGCCACCGATATTTTCGACGAATCCACCATCGCCGCGCTGGCCGGGCACTGGCGCAACGTGCTGGTGTCGGTCTGCCGCGATCCGCAGCAGTTGATCGGCAACCTTTCGATGCTGGACGTTGCCGAGCAGCAGGGCTTGATCCAGATCGCCGAAACGAGCCCGCGACTGGCCAGCTTTCAGACCCTGTTCGAAGCGCAAGTGACGCGTACGCCAGATGCACCGGCGGTGATTCTGGCGAGCGAGTCGGCGCCCTCGATCACCTATGCCGAACTGAATCGACGCAGCAATCGCCTGGCCCATCAACTGCGCGCCCGGGGTGTTGGCCCGGACGTGTTGGTCGGCGTGGCGCTGGGGCGTTCGCTGGAACTGGCCGTCGCCTTGCTCGCCGTGCTCAAGGCCGGGGGCGCCTATGTGCCGCTGGATCCGCAGACCCCGGGCGAGCGCTTGCGCCACGTACTTGACGACAGCGGACTGAAACTGTTGCTGACCGACCGCCAGACACTGGCCGGTCTGCCGACCCTCGACGGCGTGGAAAGCCTGTGCCTGGACACGTTGCCGGACGACGGTGCCGGCGACAATCTGCCGGTGACCGTCGAGCCGCAAAACCTGGCTTACGTGATCTATACCTCCGGTTCGACCGGCCGGCCCAAAGGTGTGGCGATCAGTCACGCCGCGCTGAGCGAGTTCATCGAGCGCGCCATCGACTACAG
The sequence above is a segment of the Pseudomonas sp. HS6 genome. Coding sequences within it:
- a CDS encoding glucose 1-dehydrogenase; translated protein: MQISLARQVALVTGASSGIGHGAAKALAAAGAAVVINYNRQAEPAEALARQIVADGGQAIAIGADVSKEEEVERLFQQTLDAFGTLDILVANSGLQKDAAAVDMSLADWNTVIGVNLTGQFLCARAALRIFNRQGVREGVSRAAGKIIHMSSVHQRIPWAGHVNYAASKGGVDQLMQTLAQEVSHQRIRINGIAPGAIRTAINKDATEGDAGQALLKLIPYGRIGDVEDVANAVVFLASDASDYIVGTTLFIDGGMSLYPEFRGNG
- a CDS encoding MFS transporter — protein: MANPYRELFNAPGARAFVMAGMIARMPISMTGIGVITMLSQLTGGYALAGGVAATFALATAFCAPQVSRLVDRYGQGRILPVSALIGGGALLMLLLCTRLQAPTWTLFICAALAGCMPSMSAMVRARWTEIYRGQPQLQTAYALESVLDEVCFIVGPPLSVGLCVGVFPEAGPLAALLMLAIGVTAFVAQRSTEPPVHPHESEHQGSIIRSTDVQWLLLLMVAMGMIVGVVDVVSVAFAQQQGQPAAASIVLSVYAIGSCLAGIAFGAMRSKLPLPRLFLYGGLATAVTTLPLLLATNIFGLSVAVFIAGLFFSPTLIVAMALIERIVPPAKLTEGLTWLVTGLSIGVAIGAAGSGALVDAFGARSGFWLAIAAGAVVLCSAVQSFRHLK
- a CDS encoding thioesterase II family protein, yielding MTKLTLLCLPYSGASAMVYSRWRRQLPSWMQLQPVELPGRGARYDEPLQIDMRALARQLAREHKPSLQAPYALFGHSLGALLACELAHAFRELGAPEPVALFASGTAAPSMRSDYDRGFSEARSDEELIEQLRTFQGTSEEVLANQELMSLTLPVLRADFMMCGRFTPIERPLLNCPVHVLGGKEDRATTEQLIGWSKETLGSFSVDMMTGGHFFIHEHEARVIRTLKSHLEAHHRRHALSAAPAL
- a CDS encoding TauD/TfdA family dioxygenase, with amino-acid sequence MAVAEGFSVRPLLPHRGRLPLLVEASDADTDLLAVFDELKTLVDEHLLQDGGVLFRGFRLDGAERFREFAASFGHPLLNYEFGSTPRTNVTQGVYTSTEYPAHQSIPLHNEQAYSRDWPMKIWFYSMIAAKSGGETPIADSREVYRRIPVAIRERFVSKGLMYVRNFGNGLDVAWEDVFNTEDQAEVEAYCQAHGIVCEWKDDGELRTRQTCQAVAQHPVTGDMVWFNQAHLFHISNLQPEVRESLLDIVDEEDLPRNVYYGDGSPIEDEVLSQIRAVLDECAISFPWQEGDVLMLDNMLSAHARSPFEGPRKVIVAMAEGHSQDAL
- a CDS encoding amino acid adenylation domain-containing protein encodes the protein MNAADAQKLARRFIELPQDKRRVFLAGMAREGINFAQLPMTACIGAAERDGLSYAQQRMWFLWQMDPQSAAYNLPMAVRLSGELQAEALEQAFSLLAARHECLRTTFGQEGEQAFQKVAEPRPVKLALTDLSALPEDQRWPLARQHMMAEATQAFDLENGPLLSLRLLRLDAQEHVLLLTLHHIIADGWSMNILIDEFMRTYDALVAGREPQLPAITVHYRDYALWQRSWLEAGERERQLDYWRAHLGDEHPVLELPTDRAYPAQASHRGARLETVIDASLRQDLKNLAQRQGVTLFVVLLAAFKTLLHRYSGQTDIRVGGLIANRTRSETEGLIGFFVNTQILRSVVTANSRFADLLQSVRQAAAGAQSHQDLPFDALIEALQPARSQSHNPLFQVMFNHQPLVTDLQQAQLASGLQVGYLTEEQLTGSGREHAATSDLMLDTREEGEQLFAAFTYATDIFDESTIAALAGHWRNVLVSVCRDPQQLIGNLSMLDVAEQQGLIQIAETSPRLASFQTLFEAQVTRTPDAPAVILASESAPSITYAELNRRSNRLAHQLRARGVGPDVLVGVALGRSLELAVALLAVLKAGGAYVPLDPQTPGERLRHVLDDSGLKLLLTDRQTLAGLPTLDGVESLCLDTLPDDGAGDNLPVTVEPQNLAYVIYTSGSTGRPKGVAISHAALSEFIERAIDYSDLREGDRVLQFATSSFDGFVEQFFPPLCHGASVVLRDARLWDSATLHQVILEHGITLADLPAAYWYWLVQEYAANPPAHFGALRQIHVGGEAMAVDGLRLWQQAGLGHVRLLNTYGPTEATVVSTIHDCSALTAEAVSWRGIPIGQGLAARRLYVLDDDLNLLPQGAVGELYIGGPGLARGYHRQPTLSAERFIADPFASGERLYRTGDRARLRADGAVEYVGRVDHQVKIRGFRIELGEIESRLQQCPGIREAVVLALPLNGSLQLVAYLVADQDVLDGVAGQSAFRQQVRASLQARLPDYMVPGHLLLLAELPLTPSGKLDRKALPAPDMDQLQVDYRVPQSDIEQALAQIWADVLQVPRVGLDDHFFELGGHSLLAAQVIGRIKKQLNVVLPLRNLFEKPLLGDLALAVALLTDGATDNDWSDMDLFMSALEGEEV